In Populus nigra chromosome 10, ddPopNigr1.1, whole genome shotgun sequence, the following proteins share a genomic window:
- the LOC133704824 gene encoding uncharacterized protein LOC133704824 isoform X1, giving the protein MNTPGLVCIQTKLQKEFFSARLWLAFCSADTLRCSKLMFNSRFITELLKSPTVKLYSKDLQRLYVPAEVFVLLSRLHEGKVFWPAYHIDMLHSLLTCSPVVPLSINQESFELFPVEKHDATNSCSSSESKFMILVNTVFDTAAYKQALALDFLVFFSL; this is encoded by the exons ATGAATACTCCTG GTCTGGTTTGTATCCAAACCAAGCTTCAAAAGGAGTTTTTTTCTGCAAGGCTCTGGTTGGCATTCTGTTCAGCAGATACACTGAG GTGCAGTAAGCTGATGTTCAATTCCAGATTCATCACAGAATTGCTGAAATCTCCCACAG TGAAGCTGTACTCAAAGGACCTCCAACGTCTGTATGTACCAGCTGAAGTTTTCGTGTTGCTCTCCAGGTTGCATGAGGGAAAGGTTTTCTGGCCTGCTTACCATATTGACATGCTGCACAGTTTGCTGACCTGTTCTCCAGTTGTG CCACTATCAATCAACCAAGAATCATTCGAACTATTTCCTGTTGAAAAACATGATGCAACAAACAGCTGCTCCTCTTCAG AATCCAAATTCATGATTCTTGTGAATACTGTATTTGATACTGCAGCATATAAGCAAGCTTTGGCCTTGGATTTTcttgtcttcttctccttgtgA
- the LOC133704824 gene encoding uncharacterized protein LOC133704824 isoform X2, with amino-acid sequence MNTPGLVCIQTKLQKEFFSARLWLAFCSADTLRCVRCSKLMFNSRFITELLKSPTVKLYSKDLQRLYVPAEVFVLLSRLHEGKVFWPAYHIDMLHSLLTCSPVVVLLLQDHYQSTKNHSNYFLLKNMMQQTAAPLQHISKLWPWIFLSSSPCESLVGL; translated from the exons ATGAATACTCCTG GTCTGGTTTGTATCCAAACCAAGCTTCAAAAGGAGTTTTTTTCTGCAAGGCTCTGGTTGGCATTCTGTTCAGCAGATACACTGAG GTGTGTAAGGTGCAGTAAGCTGATGTTCAATTCCAGATTCATCACAGAATTGCTGAAATCTCCCACAG TGAAGCTGTACTCAAAGGACCTCCAACGTCTGTATGTACCAGCTGAAGTTTTCGTGTTGCTCTCCAGGTTGCATGAGGGAAAGGTTTTCTGGCCTGCTTACCATATTGACATGCTGCACAGTTTGCTGACCTGTTCTCCAGTTGTGGTACTCCTTTTACAAGA CCACTATCAATCAACCAAGAATCATTCGAACTATTTCCTGTTGAAAAACATGATGCAACAAACAGCTGCTCCTCTTCAG CATATAAGCAAGCTTTGGCCTTGGATTTTcttgtcttcttctccttgtgAATCTTTAGTTGGGCTATAG
- the LOC133704824 gene encoding uncharacterized protein LOC133704824 isoform X3, which produces MNTPGLVCIQTKLQKEFFSARLWLAFCSADTLSKLMFNSRFITELLKSPTVKLYSKDLQRLYVPAEVFVLLSRLHEGKVFWPAYHIDMLHSLLTCSPVVPLSINQESFELFPVEKHDATNSCSSSESKFMILVNTVFDTAAYKQALALDFLVFFSL; this is translated from the exons ATGAATACTCCTG GTCTGGTTTGTATCCAAACCAAGCTTCAAAAGGAGTTTTTTTCTGCAAGGCTCTGGTTGGCATTCTGTTCAGCAGATACACTGAG TAAGCTGATGTTCAATTCCAGATTCATCACAGAATTGCTGAAATCTCCCACAG TGAAGCTGTACTCAAAGGACCTCCAACGTCTGTATGTACCAGCTGAAGTTTTCGTGTTGCTCTCCAGGTTGCATGAGGGAAAGGTTTTCTGGCCTGCTTACCATATTGACATGCTGCACAGTTTGCTGACCTGTTCTCCAGTTGTG CCACTATCAATCAACCAAGAATCATTCGAACTATTTCCTGTTGAAAAACATGATGCAACAAACAGCTGCTCCTCTTCAG AATCCAAATTCATGATTCTTGTGAATACTGTATTTGATACTGCAGCATATAAGCAAGCTTTGGCCTTGGATTTTcttgtcttcttctccttgtgA
- the LOC133704824 gene encoding uncharacterized protein LOC133704824 isoform X4, with protein sequence MNTPGLVCIQTKLQKEFFSARLWLAFCSADTLRCVRCSKLMFNSRFITELLKSPTVKLYSKDLQRLYVPAEVFVLLSRLHEGKVFWPAYHIDMLHSLLTCSPVVPLSINQESFELFPVEKHDATNSCSSSAYKQALALDFLVFFSL encoded by the exons ATGAATACTCCTG GTCTGGTTTGTATCCAAACCAAGCTTCAAAAGGAGTTTTTTTCTGCAAGGCTCTGGTTGGCATTCTGTTCAGCAGATACACTGAG GTGTGTAAGGTGCAGTAAGCTGATGTTCAATTCCAGATTCATCACAGAATTGCTGAAATCTCCCACAG TGAAGCTGTACTCAAAGGACCTCCAACGTCTGTATGTACCAGCTGAAGTTTTCGTGTTGCTCTCCAGGTTGCATGAGGGAAAGGTTTTCTGGCCTGCTTACCATATTGACATGCTGCACAGTTTGCTGACCTGTTCTCCAGTTGTG CCACTATCAATCAACCAAGAATCATTCGAACTATTTCCTGTTGAAAAACATGATGCAACAAACAGCTGCTCCTCTTCAG CATATAAGCAAGCTTTGGCCTTGGATTTTcttgtcttcttctccttgtgA
- the LOC133704838 gene encoding cytochrome P450 71B10-like yields MALYVVPLWLPLILLLALLLLFLKKMGFKRQSEQLLPPSPPKLPILGNLHQLGSLLHQSLWQLSKKYGPVMLIRLGRIPTVVISSAEAAREVLKVHDLAFCSRPLLAGTGRLTYNYLDIAFSPYSDHWRNMRKIVTLELFSLKRVQSFRFIREEEVSLLVNFISESSALAAPVDLTQKLYALVANITFRMAYGFNYRGTSFDRDKFHEVVHDTEAVAGSISADESIPYLGWIVDRLTGHRARTERVFHELDTFFQHLIDNHLKPGRIKEHDDMVDVLLRVEKDQTELGASQFTKDNIKAILLNLFLGGVDTISLTVNWAMAELVRNPRVMKKVQDEVRKCVGNKGRVTESDIDQLEYLRMVIKETLRLHPPAPLLITRETVSHCKVSGHNIYPKMLVQINVWAIGRDPKYWKDPEEFFPERFLDSSIDYKGQSFEYLPFGSGRRICPGIHMGSITMEIILANLLYCFDWVFPDGMNMEDINMEEKAGVSLTTSKKTPLILVPVNFLQ; encoded by the exons ATGGCTCTCTATGTTGTACCTTTATGGCTTCCTCTTATCTTACTTCTGGCACTACTGCttctatttttgaaaaagatgGGATTTAAGAGACAAAGCGAGCAGCTTCTTCCTCCAAGCCCTCCTAAGCTTCCAATTTTAGGCAACTTGCACCAACTTGGATCACTGCTTCACCAATCTCTGTGGCAACTCTCCAAGAAATATGGCCCTGTCATGCTAATTCGACTTGGTCGAATACCAACTGTCGTAATCTCCTCTGCTGAGGCAGCAAGAGAGGTCTTAAAAGTTCATGATCTTGCCTTTTGCAGCAGACCTCTTTTAGCTGGGACTGGGAGACTCACGTACAATTATCTAGACATAGCATTTTCACCATATAGTGATCACTGGAGAAACATGAGAAAAATTGTTACTCTGGAGCTATTCAGCTTGAAAAGGGTGCAGTCTTTCCGGTTCATCAGGGAAGAAGAAGTTAGCTTGTTGGTCAATTTTATCTCTGAGTCATCAGCTTTAGCAGCACCTGTTGATCTTACTCAGAAATTATATGCTCTCGTTGCGAATATAACATTCAGGATGGCTTATGGATTCAATTATCGAGGGACTAGCTTTGATCGAGATAAATTTCATGAAGTGGTTCATGACACCGAGGCTGTAGCGGGAAGCATCTCAGCAGATGAATCCATCCCGTATTTAGGGTGGATTGTGGATCGGCTTACTGGTCATCGTGCAAGGACTGAGAGAGTTTTCCATGAATTAGATACTTTCTTTCAGCATTTAATTGATAATCATCTTAAACCTGGAAGGATAAAGGAGCACGATGACATGGTAGATGTTTTGCTGAGAGTAGAGAAGGATCAGACTGAACTTGGTGCGTCTCAGTTCACAAAGGATAATATCAAGGCAATCCTCCTG AATTTATTTCTGGGAGGAGTAGACACTATTTCACTGACAGTGAATTGGGCAATGGCAGAACTTGTTAGGAATCCAAGAGTGATGAAGAAAGTGCAGGATGAAGTTAGGAAATGTGTTGGAAATAAGGGAAGAGTTACTGAAAGCGACATCGATCAACTTGAGTATCTCCGGATGGTAATAAAAGAAACTCTGAGACTGCACCCTCCTGCCCCGCTACTTATCACAAGAGAAACCGTGTCTCACTGTAAAGTCAGTGGTCATAATATCTACCCGAAGATGCTGGTCCAAATTAATGTCTGGGCAATTGGACGTGACCCCAAGTACTGGAAGGATCCTGAAGAGTTTTTCCCTGAAAGATTCCTTGATAGCTCCATTGACTATAAAGGACAAAGTTTTGAGTACTTGCCATTTGGATCTGGTCGAAGAATTTGTCCTGGTATTCATATGGGATCTATAACAATGGAGATTATACTTGCAAATCtcttgtattgttttgattGGGTTTTTCCCGATGGGATGAATATGGAAGATATCAACATGGAAGAGAAAGCTGGTGTTAGTCTTACTACCTCTAAGAAGACACCTCTCATTCTTGTACCAGTCAACTTCCTTCAGTGA